Proteins from a single region of Macaca thibetana thibetana isolate TM-01 chromosome 4, ASM2454274v1, whole genome shotgun sequence:
- the RNF5 gene encoding E3 ubiquitin-protein ligase RNF5, giving the protein MAAAEEEDGGPEGPNRERGGAGATFECNICLETAREAVVSVCGHLYCWPCLHQWLETRPERQECPVCKAGISREKVVPLYGRGSQKPQDPRLKTPPRPQGQRPAPESRGAFQPFGDTGGFHFSFGVGAFPFGFFTTVFNAHEPFRRGTGVDLGQGHPASSWQDSLFLFLAIFFFFWLLSI; this is encoded by the exons ATGGCAGCAGCGGAGGAGGAGGACGGGGGCCCCGAAGGGCCAAATCGCgagcggggcggggcgggcgcgACCTTCGAATGTAATATATGTTTGGAGACTGCTCGGGAAGCTGTGGTCAGTGTGTGTGGCCACCTGTACTG TTGGCCATGTCTTCATCAG TGGCTGGAGACAAGGCCAGAGCGGCAAGAGTGTCCAGTATGTAAAGCTGGGATCAGCAGAGAGAAGGTTGTCCCGCTTTATGGGCGAGGGAGCCAAAAGCCCCAGGATCCCAG aTTAAAAACTCCACCCCGCCCCCAGGGCCAGAGACCAGCTCCAGAGAGCAGAGGG GCATTCCAGCCATTTGGTGATACTGGGGGCTTCCACTTCTCATTTGGTGTTGGtgcttttccctttggctttttCACCACCGTCTTCAATGCCCATGAGCCTTTCCGCCGGGGTACAG GTGTGGATCTGGGACAGGGTCACCCGGCCTCCAGCTGGCAGGATTCCCTCTTCCTGTTTCTCgccatcttcttctttttttggctgCTCAGTATTTGA
- the PBX2 gene encoding pre-B-cell leukemia transcription factor 2: MDERLLGPPPPGGGRGGLGLVGGEPGGPGEPPGGGDPGGGSGGVPGGRGKQDIGDILQQIMTITDQSLDEAQAKKHALNCHRMKPALFSVLCEIKEKTGLSIRSSQEEEPVDPQLMRLDNMLLAEGVAGPEKGGGSAAAAAAAAASGGGVSPDNSIEHSDYRSKLAQIRHIYHSELEKYEQACNEFTTHVMNLLREQSRTRPVAPKEMERMVSIIHRKFSAIQMQLKQSTCEAVMILRSRFLDARRKRRNFSKQATEVLNEYFYSHLSNPYPSEEAKEELAKKCGITVSQVSNWFGNKRIRYKKNIGKFQEEANIYAVKTAVSVTQGGHSRTSSPTPPSSAGSGGSFNLSGSGDMFLGMPGLNGDSYSASQVESLRHSMGPGGYGENLGGGQMYSPREMRANGSWQEAVTPSSVTSPTEGPGSVHSDTSN; encoded by the exons ATGGACGAGCGGCTACTGGGGCCGCCCCCTCCAGGCGGGGGCCGGGGGGGCCTGGGATTGGTGGGTGGGGAGCCTGGGGGCCCTGGCGAGCCTCCCGGTGGCGGAGACCCCGGTGGGGGTAGCGGGGGGGTCCCGGGAGGCCGAGGGAAGCAAGACATCGGGGACATTCTGCAGCAGATAATGACCATCACCGACCAGAGCCTGGACGAGGCCCAGGCCAA GAAACACGCCCTAAACTGCCACCGAATGAAGCCTGCTCTCTTTAGCGTCCTGTGTGAAATCAAGGAGAAAACCG GCCTCAGCATTCGGagctcccaggaggaggagccGGTGGACCCACAGCTGATGCGCTTGGACAACATGCTTCTGGCAGAGGGTGTGGCTGGGCCCGAGAAAGGGGGCggctcagcagcagcagctgcagccgCTGCAGCCTCTGGGGGCGGCGTGTCCCCTGACAACTCCATCGAACACTCGGACTATCGCAGCAAACTTGCCCAGATCCGTCACATATACCACTCGGAGCTGGAGAAGTATGAGCAG GCATGTAATGAGTTCACGACCCATGTCATGAACCTGCTGAGGGAGCAGAGCCGCACCAGGCCCGTGGCCCCCAAAGAGATGGAACGCATGGTGAGCATCATCCATCGAAAGTTCAGCGCCATCCAGATGCAGCTCAAGCAGAGCACCTGTGAGGCTGTCATGATCCTGCGTTCCCGTTTCCTGGATGCCAG ACGAAAGCGCCGTAACTTCAGCAAACAGGCCACTGAGGTCCTCAATGAGTATTTCTACTCCCACCTGAGTAACCCATATCCCAGtgaggaggccaaggaggagctTGCCAAGAAGTGTGGCATCACCGTGTCTCAG GTCTCCAACTGGTTTGGCAACAAGAGGATTCGTTATAAGAAAAACATCGGAAAGTTCCAAGAGGAGGCAAACATCTATGCTGTCAAGACCGCCGTGTCAGTCACCCAGGGGGGCCACAGCCGCACCAGCTCCCCGACACCCCCTTCCTCTGCAG GCTCTGGCGGCTCTTTCAATCTCTCAGGATCTGGAGACATGTTTCTGGGGATGCCTGGGCTCAACGGAGATTCCTATTCTGCTTCCCAG GTGGAGTCACTCCGACACTCGATGGGGCCAGGGGGCTATGGGGAGAACCTCGGGGGAGGCCAGATGTACAGCCCACGGGAAATGAGG gCAAATGGCAGCTGGCAGGAGGCTGTGACCCCCTCTTCAGTGACATCCCCAACGGAGGGACCAGGGAGCGTTCACTCTGACACCTCCAACTGA
- the AGPAT1 gene encoding 1-acyl-sn-glycerol-3-phosphate acyltransferase alpha isoform X2 has protein sequence MELWPGAWMLLLLLFLLLLFLLPTLWFCSPSAKYFFKMAFYNGWILFLAVLAIPVCAVRGRNVENMKILRLMLLHIKYLYGIRVEVRGAHHFPPSQPYVVVSNHQSSLDLLGMMEVLPGRCVPIAKRELLWAGSAGLACWLAGVIFIDRKRTGDAISVMSEVAQTLLTQDVRVWVFPEGTRNHNGSMLPFKRGAFHLAVQAQVPIVPIVMSSYQDFYCKKERRFTSGQCQVRVLPPVPTEGLTPDDVPALADRVRHSMLTVFREISTDGRGGGDYLKKPGGGG, from the exons ATGGAGTTGTGGCCAGGGGCatggatgctgctgctgctgctcttcctgctgctgctctTCCTGCTGCCCACCCTGTGGTTCTGCAGCCCCAGTGCCAAGTACTTCTTCAAGATGGCCTTCTACAATGGCTGGATCCTCTTCCTGGCTGTGCTCGCCATCCCTGTGTGTGCCGTGCGAGGACGCAACGTTGAGAACATGAA GATCTTGCGTCTAATGCTGCTCCACATCAAATACCTGTACGGGATCCGAGTGGAGGTGCGAGGGGCTCACCACTTCCCTCCCTCACAGCCCTATGTTGTTGTCTCCAACCACCAGAGCTCCCTCGATCTGCTTG GGATGATGGAAGTGCTGCCAGGCCGCTGTGTGCCCATTGCCAAGCGTGAGCTACTGTGGGCTGGCTCTGCCGGGCTGGCCTGCTGGCTGGCAGGAGTCATCTTCATCGACCGGAAGCGCACGGGGGATGCCATCAGTGTCATGTCTGAGGTCGCCCAGACCCTGCTCACCCAGGAC GTGAGGGTCTGGGTGTTTCCTGAGGGAACGAGAAACCACAACGGCTCCATGCTGCCCTTCAAACGTGGCGCCTTCCATCTTGCAGTGCAGGCCCAG GTTCCCATTGTCCCCATAGTCATGTCCTCCTACCAAGACTTCTACTGCAAGAAGGAGCGCCGCTTCACCTCGG GACAATGTCAGGTGCGGGTGCTGCCCCCAGTGCCCACAGAAGGGCTGACACCAGATGACGTCCCAGCTCTGGCTGACAGAGTCCGGCACTCCATGCTCACTGTTTTCCGGGAAATCTCCACCGATGGCCGGGGTGGTGGTGACTATCTGAAGAAGCCTGGCGGGGGTGGGTGA
- the EGFL8 gene encoding epidermal growth factor-like protein 8 isoform X2 yields the protein MGSRAELWTLLGGFSFLLLLISGEGAKGGFLRESQGVCSKQTLVVPLRYNESYSQPVYKPYLTLCAGRRICSTYRTTYRVTWREVRREVQQTHAVCCQGWKKRHPGALTCEAICAKPCQNGGVCVRPDQCECAPGWGGKHCHVGSFTCGCPHDLVLGPDGRTCTEGSPEPPTSASILSVAVREAEKDERALKREIRELRGRLERLEQWASQAGAWVRAVLPMPPEELQPEQVAELWGRGDRIESLSDQVLLLEERLGACSCEDNSLGPGLSHR from the exons ATGGGGTCCAGGGCTGAGCTGTGGACTCTCTTAGGCGGATTCTCCTTCCTCCTGCTACTGATATCAGGCGAGGGGGCCAAGGGTGGATTCCTCAGAGAGAG TCAGGGAGTCTGCTCCAAGCAGACACTGGTGGTCCCGCTCCGCTATAACGAGTCGTACAGCCAACCAGTGTACAAGCCCTACCTGACCTTGTGCGCTGGGAGGCGCATCTGCAGCACTTACAG GACCACGTACCGCGTTACGTGGCGGGAGGTGAGGCGGGAGGTGCAGCAGACCCATGCAGTGTGCTGCCAGGGCTGGAAGAAGCGGCACCCGGGGGCACTCACCTGTGAAG CCATCTGCGCCAAGCCGTGCCAGAACGGAGGCGTCTGCGTTAGGCCTGACCAGTGCGAGTGCGCCCCCGGCTGGGGAGGGAAGCACTGTCATGTGG GCAGCTTCACCTGCGGCTGCCCGCACGACCTAGTGCTAGGCCCGGACGGGCGCACCTGCACGGAGGGGTCCCCAGAACCCCCAACCAGTGCCAGCATACTCAGCGTGGCCG TTCGGGAGGCGGAAAAAGACGAGCGCGCTCTGAAGCGGGAGATTCGCGAGCTGCGAGGGCGCCTGGAGCGGCTGGAGCAG TGGGCCAGTCAGGCTGGGGCCTGGGTCCGAGCGGTGCTGCCCATGCCGCCTGAAGAGCTGCAGCCAGAACAGGTGGCTGAGCTGTGGGGCCGGGGTGACCGGATCGAATCTCTCAGCGACCAGGTGCTGCTGCTGGAGGAGAGGCTAGGTGCCT GCTCCTGTGAGGACAACAGCCTGGGCCCTGGCCTCAGTCATCGATAA
- the AGER gene encoding advanced glycosylation end product-specific receptor isoform X1 gives MGAGEKVQAPPRAEATAQRGADRAMSLEGSRMAAGAAVGAWVLVLSLWGAVVGAQNITARIGEPLVLKCKGAPKKPPQQLEWKLNTGRTEAWKVLSPQGGPWDSVARVLPNGSLFLPAVGIQDEGIFRCQAMNRNGKETKSNYRVRVYQIPGKPEIIDSASELTAGVPNKVGTCVSEGSYPAGTLSWHLNGKPLVPNEKGVSVKEETRRHPETGLFTLQSELMVTPARGGNPHPTFSCSFSPGLPRRRALHTAPIQPRVWEPVPLEEVQLVVEPEGGAVAPGGTVTLTCEVPAQPSPQIHWMKDGVPLPLSPSPVLILPEIGPQDQGTYRCVATHPSHRPQESRAVSISIIEPGEEGPTAGSVGGSGPGTLALALGILGGLGTAALLIGVILWQRRRRQGEERKASENQEEEEERAELNQSEEPEAGESGTGGP, from the exons ATGGGGGCTGGAGAGAAGGTACAGGCCCCACCTAGGGCGGAGGCCACAGCGCAGAGAGGGGCAGACAGAGCTATGAGCCTGGAAGGAAGCAGGATGGCAGCCGGAGCAGCAGTTGGAGCCTGGGTGCTGGTCCTCAGTCTGTGGG GGGcagtagtaggtgctcaaaacaTCACAGCCCGGATCGGTGAGCCACTGGTGCTGAAGTGTAAGGGGGCCCCCAAGAAACCACCCCAGCAGCTGGAATGGAAACTG AATACAGGCCGGACAGAAGCTTGGAAGGTCCTATCTCCCCAGGGAGGCCCCTGGGATAGTGTGGCTCGTGTCCTTCCCAACGGCTCCCTCTTCCTTCCGGCTGTCGGGATCCAGGATGAGGGGATTTTCCGGTGCCAGGCAATGAACAGGAATGGAAAGGAGACCAAGTCCAACTACCGAGTCCGTGTCTACC AGATTCCTGGGAAGCCGGAAATTATAGATTCTGCCTCTGAACTCACGGCTGGTGTTCCCAATAAG GTGGGGACATGTGTGTCAGAGGGAAGCTACCCTGCAGGGACTCTTAGCTGGCACTTGAATGGGAAGCCCCTGGTGCCTAATGAGAAGG GAGTATCTGTGAAGGAAGAGACCAGGAGACACCCTGAGACGGGGCTCTTCACACTGCAGTCGGAGCTAATGGTGACCCCAGCCCGGGGAGGAAATCCCCATCCCACCTTCTCCTGTAGCTTCAGCCCAGGCCTTCCCCGACGCCGGGCCTTGCACACAGCCCCTATCCAGCCCCGTGTCTGGG AGCCTGTGCCTCTGGAGGAGGTCCAATTGGTGGTAGAGCCAGAAGGTGGAGCAGTAGCTCCTGGTGGAACCGTAACCCTGACCTGTGAAGTCCCTGCCCAGCCCTCTCCTCAAATCCACTGGATGAAGGAT gGTGTGCCCTTACCCCTTTCCCCCAGCCCTGTGCTGATCCTCCCTGAGATAGGGCCTCAGGACCAGGGAACCTACAGGTGTGTGGCCACCCATCCCAGCCACAGGCCCCAGGAAAGCCGTGCtgtcagcatcagcatcatcg AACCAGGCGAGGAGGGGCCAACTGCAG GCTCTGTGGGAGGATCAGGGCCAGGAACTCTAGCCCTGGCCCTGGGGATCCTGGGAGGCCTGGGGACAGCCGCTCTGCTCATTGGGGTCATCTTGTGGCAAAGGCGGCGACGCCAAGGAGAGGAGAG GAAGGCCTCAGAaaaccaggaggaagaggaggagcgtGCAGAGCTGAATCAGTCGGAGGAACCTGAGGCAGGCGAGAGTGGTACTGGAGGGCCTTGA
- the EGFL8 gene encoding epidermal growth factor-like protein 8 isoform X1, with translation MGSRAELWTLLGGFSFLLLLISGEGAKGGFLRESQGVCSKQTLVVPLRYNESYSQPVYKPYLTLCAGRRICSTYRTTYRVTWREVRREVQQTHAVCCQGWKKRHPGALTCEAICAKPCQNGGVCVRPDQCECAPGWGGKHCHVDVDECRTGITLCSHRCLNTAGSFTCGCPHDLVLGPDGRTCTEGSPEPPTSASILSVAVREAEKDERALKREIRELRGRLERLEQWASQAGAWVRAVLPMPPEELQPEQVAELWGRGDRIESLSDQVLLLEERLGACSCEDNSLGPGLSHR, from the exons ATGGGGTCCAGGGCTGAGCTGTGGACTCTCTTAGGCGGATTCTCCTTCCTCCTGCTACTGATATCAGGCGAGGGGGCCAAGGGTGGATTCCTCAGAGAGAG TCAGGGAGTCTGCTCCAAGCAGACACTGGTGGTCCCGCTCCGCTATAACGAGTCGTACAGCCAACCAGTGTACAAGCCCTACCTGACCTTGTGCGCTGGGAGGCGCATCTGCAGCACTTACAG GACCACGTACCGCGTTACGTGGCGGGAGGTGAGGCGGGAGGTGCAGCAGACCCATGCAGTGTGCTGCCAGGGCTGGAAGAAGCGGCACCCGGGGGCACTCACCTGTGAAG CCATCTGCGCCAAGCCGTGCCAGAACGGAGGCGTCTGCGTTAGGCCTGACCAGTGCGAGTGCGCCCCCGGCTGGGGAGGGAAGCACTGTCATGTGG ACGTGGATGAATGTAGGACCGGCATCACCCTCTGCTCGCACCGTTGTCTTAACACCGCAGGCAGCTTCACCTGCGGCTGCCCGCACGACCTAGTGCTAGGCCCGGACGGGCGCACCTGCACGGAGGGGTCCCCAGAACCCCCAACCAGTGCCAGCATACTCAGCGTGGCCG TTCGGGAGGCGGAAAAAGACGAGCGCGCTCTGAAGCGGGAGATTCGCGAGCTGCGAGGGCGCCTGGAGCGGCTGGAGCAG TGGGCCAGTCAGGCTGGGGCCTGGGTCCGAGCGGTGCTGCCCATGCCGCCTGAAGAGCTGCAGCCAGAACAGGTGGCTGAGCTGTGGGGCCGGGGTGACCGGATCGAATCTCTCAGCGACCAGGTGCTGCTGCTGGAGGAGAGGCTAGGTGCCT GCTCCTGTGAGGACAACAGCCTGGGCCCTGGCCTCAGTCATCGATAA
- the GPSM3 gene encoding G-protein-signaling modulator 3, which produces MEAERPQEEEDGEQGPPQDEQGWPPPNSTTRPWRSAPPSPPPPGTRHTALGPRSASLLSLQTELLLDLVAEAQSRRLEEQRATFFTPQNPPSQAPAPLRPLEDREQLYSTILSHQCQRMEAQRSEPPLPPGGQELLELLLRVQGGGRMEEQRSRPPTHTC; this is translated from the exons ATGGAGGCTGAGAGACCCCAGGAAGAAGAGGATGGTGAGCAG GGCCCCCCTCAGGATGAGCAAGGCTGGCCCCCTCCAAACTCCACCACTCGGCCTTGGCGATCTGCTCCTCcgtcccctcctcctccagggacCCGCCACACAG CACTAGGACCCCGCTCGGCCTCCCTGCTCTCCCTGCAGACTGAGCTCCTTCTGGACCTGGTGGCTGAAGCCCAGTCCCGCCGCCTAGAGGAGCAGAGGGCCACCTTCTTCACCCCACAAAACCCCCCAAGCCAAGCCCCTGCCCCACTCCGTCCTCTTGAGGACAGAGAACAGCTTTACAGCACCATCCTCAGTCACCAG TGCCAGCGGATGGAAGCCCAGCGGTCAGagcctcccctccctccagggGGGCAGGAGCTCCTGGAGTTGCTGCTGAGAGTTCAGGGTGGGGGTCGAATGGAGGAGCAAAGGTCCCGgccccccacacacacctgcTGA
- the AGER gene encoding advanced glycosylation end product-specific receptor isoform X2: MGAGEKVQAPPRAEATAQRGADRAMSLEGSRMAAGAAVGAWVLVLSLWGAVVGAQNITARIGEPLVLKCKGAPKKPPQQLEWKLNTGRTEAWKVLSPQGGPWDSVARVLPNGSLFLPAVGIQDEGIFRCQAMNRNGKETKSNYRVRVYQIPGKPEIIDSASELTAGVPNKVGTCVSEGSYPAGTLSWHLNGKPLVPNEKGVSVKEETRRHPETGLFTLQSELMVTPARGGNPHPTFSCSFSPGLPRRRALHTAPIQPRVWEPVPLEEVQLVVEPEGGAVAPGGTVTLTCEVPAQPSPQIHWMKDGLRTREPTGVWPPIPATGPRKAVLSASASSNQARRGQLQALWEDQGQEL; this comes from the exons ATGGGGGCTGGAGAGAAGGTACAGGCCCCACCTAGGGCGGAGGCCACAGCGCAGAGAGGGGCAGACAGAGCTATGAGCCTGGAAGGAAGCAGGATGGCAGCCGGAGCAGCAGTTGGAGCCTGGGTGCTGGTCCTCAGTCTGTGGG GGGcagtagtaggtgctcaaaacaTCACAGCCCGGATCGGTGAGCCACTGGTGCTGAAGTGTAAGGGGGCCCCCAAGAAACCACCCCAGCAGCTGGAATGGAAACTG AATACAGGCCGGACAGAAGCTTGGAAGGTCCTATCTCCCCAGGGAGGCCCCTGGGATAGTGTGGCTCGTGTCCTTCCCAACGGCTCCCTCTTCCTTCCGGCTGTCGGGATCCAGGATGAGGGGATTTTCCGGTGCCAGGCAATGAACAGGAATGGAAAGGAGACCAAGTCCAACTACCGAGTCCGTGTCTACC AGATTCCTGGGAAGCCGGAAATTATAGATTCTGCCTCTGAACTCACGGCTGGTGTTCCCAATAAG GTGGGGACATGTGTGTCAGAGGGAAGCTACCCTGCAGGGACTCTTAGCTGGCACTTGAATGGGAAGCCCCTGGTGCCTAATGAGAAGG GAGTATCTGTGAAGGAAGAGACCAGGAGACACCCTGAGACGGGGCTCTTCACACTGCAGTCGGAGCTAATGGTGACCCCAGCCCGGGGAGGAAATCCCCATCCCACCTTCTCCTGTAGCTTCAGCCCAGGCCTTCCCCGACGCCGGGCCTTGCACACAGCCCCTATCCAGCCCCGTGTCTGGG AGCCTGTGCCTCTGGAGGAGGTCCAATTGGTGGTAGAGCCAGAAGGTGGAGCAGTAGCTCCTGGTGGAACCGTAACCCTGACCTGTGAAGTCCCTGCCCAGCCCTCTCCTCAAATCCACTGGATGAAGGAT GGCCTCAGGACCAGGGAACCTACAGGTGTGTGGCCACCCATCCCAGCCACAGGCCCCAGGAAAGCCGTGCtgtcagcatcagcatcatcg AACCAGGCGAGGAGGGGCCAACTGCAG GCTCTGTGGGAGGATCAGGGCCAGGAACTCTAG
- the AGPAT1 gene encoding 1-acyl-sn-glycerol-3-phosphate acyltransferase alpha isoform X1, translated as MVARMELWPGAWMLLLLLFLLLLFLLPTLWFCSPSAKYFFKMAFYNGWILFLAVLAIPVCAVRGRNVENMKILRLMLLHIKYLYGIRVEVRGAHHFPPSQPYVVVSNHQSSLDLLGMMEVLPGRCVPIAKRELLWAGSAGLACWLAGVIFIDRKRTGDAISVMSEVAQTLLTQDVRVWVFPEGTRNHNGSMLPFKRGAFHLAVQAQVPIVPIVMSSYQDFYCKKERRFTSGQCQVRVLPPVPTEGLTPDDVPALADRVRHSMLTVFREISTDGRGGGDYLKKPGGGG; from the exons ATG GTGGCCAGAATGGAGTTGTGGCCAGGGGCatggatgctgctgctgctgctcttcctgctgctgctctTCCTGCTGCCCACCCTGTGGTTCTGCAGCCCCAGTGCCAAGTACTTCTTCAAGATGGCCTTCTACAATGGCTGGATCCTCTTCCTGGCTGTGCTCGCCATCCCTGTGTGTGCCGTGCGAGGACGCAACGTTGAGAACATGAA GATCTTGCGTCTAATGCTGCTCCACATCAAATACCTGTACGGGATCCGAGTGGAGGTGCGAGGGGCTCACCACTTCCCTCCCTCACAGCCCTATGTTGTTGTCTCCAACCACCAGAGCTCCCTCGATCTGCTTG GGATGATGGAAGTGCTGCCAGGCCGCTGTGTGCCCATTGCCAAGCGTGAGCTACTGTGGGCTGGCTCTGCCGGGCTGGCCTGCTGGCTGGCAGGAGTCATCTTCATCGACCGGAAGCGCACGGGGGATGCCATCAGTGTCATGTCTGAGGTCGCCCAGACCCTGCTCACCCAGGAC GTGAGGGTCTGGGTGTTTCCTGAGGGAACGAGAAACCACAACGGCTCCATGCTGCCCTTCAAACGTGGCGCCTTCCATCTTGCAGTGCAGGCCCAG GTTCCCATTGTCCCCATAGTCATGTCCTCCTACCAAGACTTCTACTGCAAGAAGGAGCGCCGCTTCACCTCGG GACAATGTCAGGTGCGGGTGCTGCCCCCAGTGCCCACAGAAGGGCTGACACCAGATGACGTCCCAGCTCTGGCTGACAGAGTCCGGCACTCCATGCTCACTGTTTTCCGGGAAATCTCCACCGATGGCCGGGGTGGTGGTGACTATCTGAAGAAGCCTGGCGGGGGTGGGTGA
- the EGFL8 gene encoding epidermal growth factor-like protein 8 isoform X3: MGSRAELWTLLGGFSFLLLLISGEGAKGGFLRESQGVCSKQTLVVPLRYNESYSQPVYKPYLTLCAGRRICSTYRTTYRVTWREVRREVQQTHAVCCQGWKKRHPGALTCEAICAKPCQNGGVCVRPDQCECAPGWGGKHCHVVREAEKDERALKREIRELRGRLERLEQWASQAGAWVRAVLPMPPEELQPEQVAELWGRGDRIESLSDQVLLLEERLGACSCEDNSLGPGLSHR; the protein is encoded by the exons ATGGGGTCCAGGGCTGAGCTGTGGACTCTCTTAGGCGGATTCTCCTTCCTCCTGCTACTGATATCAGGCGAGGGGGCCAAGGGTGGATTCCTCAGAGAGAG TCAGGGAGTCTGCTCCAAGCAGACACTGGTGGTCCCGCTCCGCTATAACGAGTCGTACAGCCAACCAGTGTACAAGCCCTACCTGACCTTGTGCGCTGGGAGGCGCATCTGCAGCACTTACAG GACCACGTACCGCGTTACGTGGCGGGAGGTGAGGCGGGAGGTGCAGCAGACCCATGCAGTGTGCTGCCAGGGCTGGAAGAAGCGGCACCCGGGGGCACTCACCTGTGAAG CCATCTGCGCCAAGCCGTGCCAGAACGGAGGCGTCTGCGTTAGGCCTGACCAGTGCGAGTGCGCCCCCGGCTGGGGAGGGAAGCACTGTCATGTGG TTCGGGAGGCGGAAAAAGACGAGCGCGCTCTGAAGCGGGAGATTCGCGAGCTGCGAGGGCGCCTGGAGCGGCTGGAGCAG TGGGCCAGTCAGGCTGGGGCCTGGGTCCGAGCGGTGCTGCCCATGCCGCCTGAAGAGCTGCAGCCAGAACAGGTGGCTGAGCTGTGGGGCCGGGGTGACCGGATCGAATCTCTCAGCGACCAGGTGCTGCTGCTGGAGGAGAGGCTAGGTGCCT GCTCCTGTGAGGACAACAGCCTGGGCCCTGGCCTCAGTCATCGATAA